A genomic segment from Leucoraja erinacea ecotype New England chromosome 39, Leri_hhj_1, whole genome shotgun sequence encodes:
- the LOC129714382 gene encoding putative serine protease 45, whose product MYSEALFESLVIVTGTLKLEGMQIIYGVHKVILHEYFIFELFGVKIPDNDIALVMVKEPIVFNKLVSPICFPDDRYLDMSTLENCWVTGWQMLSLGNYCHFLSILCAFVSLR is encoded by the exons ATGTA TTCTGAAGCTCTGTTTGAAAGTCTGGTCATTGTGACTGGCACACTCAAGCTGGAAGGCATGCAGATTATTTATGGAGTTCACAAGGTCATCTTGCACGAATACTTTATTTTTGAACTGTTTGGGGTTAAAATCCCAGACAATGACATTGCTCTCGTCATGGTGAAGGAACCAATCGTATTTAACAAACTTGTGTCGCCCATATGCTTCCCCGATGACCGCTACCTTGACATGAGCACACTGGAGAACTGTTGGGTCACTGGATGGCAGATGTTAAGTCTTGGTAATTATTGTCACTTTCTTTCAATATTGTGTGCGTTTGTTTCCCTCCGATGA